In Nitrobacteraceae bacterium AZCC 1564, the following proteins share a genomic window:
- a CDS encoding biotin-(acetyl-CoA carboxylase) ligase (product_source=COG0340; cog=COG0340; pfam=PF16917; superfamily=55681), translating into MMNSRARYAEDPLDLPPGYTLVALREHGDAFAHGCDIAGKAGAGTLVWVRRYDLVEFAVVLEPDEPLASARRAFFAGMNAIGDAIAAHCPPERQVDFIWPDTILFDGGVLGGARLGWPKDCGESDVPGWLVFGVILRAADMAHVGEAEAAGGVALLNEGFEMVDTEAIIGSFARHLMTAFDRWNERGFDPVASDYLERLSKENADERRRIDVNGDLLKTTATNGSLARNSLVEGLAKVAWYDPAYRAPKLG; encoded by the coding sequence ATGATGAATTCGCGTGCCAGGTACGCAGAGGATCCGCTCGATCTGCCTCCGGGCTACACGCTCGTGGCACTTCGCGAGCACGGCGACGCGTTTGCTCATGGCTGCGACATTGCCGGCAAAGCCGGTGCCGGAACGCTGGTTTGGGTCCGTCGCTACGATCTGGTCGAGTTTGCCGTCGTGCTTGAGCCGGATGAACCGCTGGCGTCGGCGCGCCGCGCGTTCTTTGCCGGGATGAATGCGATTGGGGATGCCATTGCGGCCCATTGCCCGCCGGAGCGTCAGGTGGATTTCATCTGGCCTGATACGATCCTGTTCGATGGTGGCGTGCTGGGTGGCGCGCGACTTGGCTGGCCAAAGGACTGTGGTGAGAGCGATGTACCGGGGTGGCTGGTGTTTGGTGTCATCCTGCGCGCGGCCGACATGGCGCATGTCGGAGAGGCTGAGGCCGCGGGCGGGGTTGCGCTCCTGAACGAAGGATTTGAGATGGTCGATACGGAAGCGATCATTGGCAGCTTCGCCCGCCATCTCATGACGGCATTCGATCGCTGGAATGAGCGGGGCTTCGATCCAGTGGCGAGCGACTATCTGGAGAGGCTTTCCAAGGAGAACGCCGACGAGCGGCGGCGTATCGATGTGAACGGTGATCTCCTCAAAACGACCGCGACGAATGGATCGCTGGCGCGGAACAGTCTTGTTGAGGGCCTCGCGAAGGTGGCGTGGTATGATCCCGCCTATCGCGCTCCGAAACTGGGATGA
- a CDS encoding hypothetical protein (product_source=Hypo-rule applied; pfam=PF20115) — MKLPRTIRLDPSDAFVFERAAEPGEWAVSGAFVFWDCDPATLGQKQRVALRSGFLGVDSLGWSTLAVVTEATEAEKSAIVERLAAHLIAEFGAPNMEVARAAAEEEVTFASSLCDHSPQTILAVQRTVDGGEIRERFRTLKPRATEPGADRLHSHAPAFTFHEVEGDEPAEEVDLLGLRETGRIKADGP; from the coding sequence ATGAAACTTCCGCGTACCATCAGACTGGATCCGTCGGACGCGTTTGTGTTTGAGCGCGCTGCCGAGCCTGGCGAATGGGCTGTATCGGGCGCGTTCGTATTCTGGGATTGCGATCCTGCCACGCTCGGGCAGAAACAGCGCGTTGCGCTGCGGTCCGGCTTTCTTGGTGTCGACAGTCTCGGGTGGTCCACGCTGGCCGTCGTCACTGAAGCGACGGAGGCCGAAAAGTCTGCGATCGTCGAGCGGCTCGCCGCGCATCTGATCGCGGAGTTCGGCGCGCCGAATATGGAGGTCGCGCGCGCAGCAGCCGAAGAAGAAGTCACCTTCGCGTCCTCGTTGTGCGATCATTCGCCTCAGACGATTTTGGCGGTGCAGCGAACCGTTGACGGTGGCGAAATCCGCGAACGCTTCCGTACGCTCAAGCCGCGCGCGACAGAGCCGGGTGCGGATCGATTGCACAGCCACGCACCCGCCTTTACCTTTCATGAGGTTGAGGGTGACGAGCCAGCCGAGGAGGTTGATCTTCTCGGGCTTCGTGAAACCGGGCGTATCAAGGCGGACGGACCATGA
- a CDS encoding ferredoxin (product_source=COG1145; cath_funfam=3.30.160.60,3.30.70.20; cog=COG1145; pfam=PF12838,PF13187; superfamily=52833,54862): MSGSKSRLLICSCEKTMPLDAAAIGRGCTASMTQANQLCGLELDKFKAALAEGAEITVACTQEAPRFKEVAEDFPQVPLTFVNIRETGGWSKDAEAAGPKVAALIAAASEEMPPISLVTLESGGVALIYGCDDVAVDAAKRLADRLDITVLLTKPKDVTPRAVNEFPVLQGTIRNARGYLGKFELTIDDYAIPSPSSRSKLLFGAAHNGATSTCDLILDLSGGLPLFPAHELRPGYVRADPRDRAAVERAIADTGNLVGTFDKPRFIHFEESLCAHSRSNITGCTRCLDRCPTGAITPNGDAVAIDPNVCAGCGSCASVCPTGAASYSLPSADALMRRLRTLLQTYRKAGGENAVVLFHDGDHGEPLIDALARFGDGLPANVLPVRVNETTQVGPESIAGVFAYGGAGVALLTRARPRHEIAGLGRAAEMSGTIVAALGFGEGVVRVIETDDPDQLRALLDAMPRGIATESPASFIPRGAKRGVLETTFRELHRASPSPVDVVPLAPGAPFGSVHLNVEGCTLCHACVTACPTHALSDNPDRAMLRFTESLCVQCGLCESTCPEDVITLEPRLDFQAWDEPLRVLKEEEPFHCIVCGTPFGTRSSIERVLSKLEDKHWMFQGANARRLDVIKMCADCRVEAVMNESFDPHGAPQRPPVMSTEDYLRAREAKKNDPSGSQ; this comes from the coding sequence ATGAGTGGTTCAAAGTCCCGCCTTCTGATTTGCAGTTGCGAAAAGACCATGCCGCTCGACGCGGCGGCAATCGGGCGCGGCTGTACGGCAAGCATGACGCAGGCGAACCAGCTTTGCGGTCTGGAGCTCGACAAATTCAAAGCCGCATTGGCCGAGGGCGCAGAGATCACGGTGGCCTGCACGCAGGAAGCTCCGCGGTTCAAGGAAGTCGCCGAAGATTTTCCGCAAGTTCCTCTCACCTTCGTCAATATTCGCGAAACCGGCGGCTGGTCCAAGGATGCCGAAGCGGCAGGGCCGAAGGTCGCGGCGTTGATCGCAGCGGCTTCGGAAGAGATGCCTCCGATCTCGCTGGTGACGCTCGAGAGCGGCGGCGTTGCGCTGATCTATGGCTGCGACGATGTTGCTGTGGATGCGGCCAAGCGTCTTGCCGACCGCCTCGACATCACAGTCCTTCTCACCAAGCCAAAAGACGTGACGCCGCGTGCAGTCAACGAATTTCCGGTCCTGCAGGGCACGATCCGCAATGCGCGCGGGTATCTCGGGAAATTCGAACTCACGATCGACGACTACGCGATCCCCTCGCCATCCTCTCGCAGCAAGTTATTGTTCGGCGCCGCTCACAACGGCGCGACATCCACGTGTGATCTCATTCTTGATCTCAGTGGTGGCCTGCCGCTGTTTCCGGCTCACGAATTGCGGCCCGGCTATGTGCGCGCCGATCCCCGCGACCGCGCCGCCGTCGAGAGGGCGATTGCTGATACAGGAAACCTCGTCGGCACCTTCGACAAGCCGCGCTTCATCCATTTTGAGGAATCGCTCTGCGCACATTCCCGCTCCAACATCACCGGCTGCACACGCTGCCTCGATCGGTGCCCGACGGGCGCGATCACACCAAACGGCGATGCCGTCGCCATCGATCCCAACGTGTGTGCGGGCTGCGGATCGTGCGCATCGGTATGTCCGACCGGAGCTGCGTCCTATTCGCTGCCAAGCGCCGACGCGCTGATGCGACGATTGCGGACCTTGCTGCAAACATATCGCAAGGCCGGCGGAGAAAACGCCGTCGTGTTGTTCCATGACGGCGATCATGGCGAGCCGCTGATTGATGCACTCGCCCGGTTCGGCGACGGGTTGCCGGCAAATGTTCTCCCGGTGCGCGTCAACGAGACCACGCAGGTTGGGCCGGAATCCATTGCTGGCGTGTTTGCCTATGGCGGCGCAGGCGTTGCGCTCCTCACGCGGGCGCGGCCCCGACATGAGATCGCAGGACTCGGCCGCGCTGCAGAGATGTCAGGCACGATCGTTGCCGCGCTCGGTTTCGGCGAAGGCGTCGTCCGCGTGATTGAGACCGACGATCCCGATCAGCTCCGTGCGCTGCTCGATGCCATGCCCAGAGGCATTGCGACCGAAAGCCCCGCGAGTTTTATTCCGCGCGGCGCGAAACGCGGTGTGCTGGAGACGACGTTCCGCGAGTTGCATCGTGCATCCCCCTCGCCTGTTGACGTTGTCCCGCTCGCCCCCGGCGCGCCGTTCGGCAGTGTGCACTTGAATGTCGAAGGCTGCACGCTCTGCCATGCTTGCGTGACCGCATGTCCCACACACGCGCTCTCCGACAACCCCGACCGTGCCATGTTGCGGTTTACCGAGAGCCTTTGCGTTCAGTGCGGGCTCTGTGAATCCACATGTCCAGAGGATGTCATTACCCTAGAGCCACGCCTCGATTTCCAGGCCTGGGATGAGCCGCTGCGCGTGCTCAAGGAAGAAGAGCCCTTCCATTGCATCGTCTGCGGCACACCATTCGGAACCCGAAGCTCGATCGAACGTGTGCTGTCGAAACTCGAGGACAAGCACTGGATGTTCCAGGGCGCGAACGCGCGACGGCTGGATGTCATCAAGATGTGTGCTGATTGCCGCGTCGAGGCCGTGATGAATGAGAGTTTTGATCCGCATGGCGCGCCACAGCGCCCGCCTGTGATGTCGACTGAGGACTACTTGCGAGCGCGCGAAGCCAAGAAGAACGATCCGTCCGGATCGCAGTGA